In the Cylindrospermopsis raciborskii Cr2010 genome, TAGGAGTCTTAAATGGGGCTGCTAGAGAAGCAATAGATGCTGAAGGTGATTTAAAATCACTAGGAGAGCAACTAGTCACAGTATGTGAAACCCTTTTGAGATATGACCAGTGCTGGGTTGCTGCTGGTAATGAGGGAGATGTATTCTGGAATGAGGGAGAAGCGGGTGACTATGTAAATGAATTATTTACTGATTCCGCACAGAGATATGGAGCTGACCTTGATACTGGTTCCAGTCCAGGTCGGGCCCTATCTATTCCCGTTACCCGGAATGTGCTGGTAATGCTTACAGTTGCTTTTGAAGGTGAAGTGCCAGAAATAGAAACAAATCTGGCCCAGATTTCTTCCCTTAAAGCTGGATTAAAATCGCTAGTTAACTTACATTACCAAAATAAACTTAGAGCCATTCAGGTTCATTTCTCCCCTGCACGTTTAGGCGATGAACTAACAGATGATCATTTGTTAGAATATTATCCAGAGTTGATTCCTCTCTAAGTTTCTTGTTAACCTTGAGTTATTGGCAATCAAAAATAACACCCTGGAAAAATCAAATTATTCAAATGGTCAAGACTATAATGCGTAGACTGACAATTGTTTGTTTAGCCCTAACCTTGTGCTTAACAACCATTGCTTGTGGGGGAGCTTCCCAAAATACCACCTATTCCAATGGTAGTCAAAGTGCAACCCCCACTAAACTCAATGATGGACAGTATCAAGTACAACAGGTTACTTATAACGATGCCAATGGTGAGTATACCCTATTTTTACTAGGCAATCAACCACCAACTTTTGCTACGGAGAAGTTGCAAATGGCTCGTTTAACTGACGAGGAAGTCAAAGAGGGCAAAAAAAGTTATTTAAAGGTGGAAAATGGACAACCAGCCTTATATATAACCGAAGACTTTAAAATTGAGTATGTCCATAATGTTACTGAAACCAGAAGTAATCCTCAAACCGGACAGCAGGAAACGGTTTTTGTCCGTCAAGAGTCTAGTTTCTGGACTCCTTTCGCAGCTGCTGTAGCTGGTAATATAGCAGGTCAGGCCATTGGTAATATGTTATTCAGACCTCAGTACTACGTACCCCCCGTTTATCAACCCGGTGGTATTTATGGTCATGGTGGATATGGTTCTAGCTATAATGCAGCAGTTTCGAGTTATCAAAGTCGCTATAATCAACCACCTGCAGCTGTGAGAAATCGTGCAGTTTTCCGGACTACGGGATCTCTTAGATCAAATAGTGGATTGACAAATCGGACTAATACTGGTGGTAGAGCTACTGGATCTGGCTTTGGGGGTAGTAATCTCCGCTCATCGGGGGGGTCTAGCTCTCTGCGACGTAATTCTGGTAGTAGTTTTGGCAGTGGATCTCGTTCTTCTGGCATTCGGCGCTCGGGCGGTTTTGGTAGCAGAAGAAGATAAATTAAGACCACAGCTCCTTTGACAACCGTACAAGAAGGGAATTGTCTAGGGCAATTCCCTTTATTCGGTATATGGCCTAATCTCCCTTTTATGAACACCCTATCTACTCGACAAATAGCATTTACTGCTCTCAGAGAAGTACACCGGGGAGCCTATGCTGATACTGCTATCGATCGCACTTTACACAAGTTTAAGTTATCTGATCATGACCGACGATTAATGACAGAATTGGTCTACGGTAGTGTAAGGAGACAACGCAGCCTAGATGCAATAATTGACCAAATTGCTGATAAAAAATCACCACAACAGCCAAGGGATCTGCGATGTATTTTGCATCTGGGTTTGTATCAACTGCGTTACCAACAAAAAATCCCCGTTTCCGCTGCTGTCAATACTACTGTACAACTGGCAAAAGAAAATGGCTTCCCTGGGTTAACTGGTTTTGTGAATGGTTTTTTACGCCAATATATACGTCTTTTAGAAAAGACCTCTGATCCCCTGATCCTCCCGGAAAATTTAGTAGAAAGACTAGGTATTTTATACAGCTTTCCTAATTGGGTAATTGAGGTTTGGTTATCACAGTTGGGCCAGGAAGAAACGGAAAAACTCTGTCAGTGGATGAATCAAACTCCCACGATTGATTTACGGGTAAATATTCTGCGAGCTTCCGTGGAAATGGTGGAATCAGTTTTTAAAAAGTCTGGTATTTTGCTCCATAGGATACCCCACTTACCCCAAGGGTTAAGGTTAGTTGGGCCTGCTGGACCAATTCAAAATTTACCAGGTTTCACTGAAGGATGGTGGTGCATACAAGATGCAGCGGCCCAGTTAGTTGGTCATTTGCTGGATCCTAGACCTGGTGAGGTGATCATTGATGTTTGTGCCGCCCCCGGTGGAAAAACTACCCACATTGCCGAATTAATGGGCGATAACGGTAAAATATATGCCTGCGATCGCACTCCTTCTCGCTTACGTAAACTCACTGAAAATGCCCAACGTCTCCGTTTGCAATCTATTGAAATTTTTCCTGGAGACAGTCGTAATTTGACCAAATTTCACCATGTGGCTGACCGGGTACTGTTAGATGCTCCCTGTTCTGGTTTAGGGACCATGCATCGTCACGCTGATGCACGATGGCGACAAAACCCTAGCTCTGTAGGAGATCTTGCCCACATACAAAAAGAACTCATATCCTATACTGCCAACTTTGTCAAGCCGGGAGGAGTTTTGGTGTATGCTACTTGCACCTTGCATCCCCAGGAGAACGAGGACCTAGTTAGAGAATTTTTGCATGTTAATCCCCAGTGGGAGGTGGAAAAGCCGAACTTTGATTTTCTGGATGTTTCCTCCCCTGGATGGTTAAAGCTGTGGCCACACCAACAGAATATGGACGGTTTCTTCTTAGTGCGTTTAAGAAAAAACAAGGATTAGAGTTAAAATATGTCCAACCATTGTACCATTTAACCAGAGTCCGAATCTACTGGAGGAGGCAAAATGGTTAATCATCCCGACGTAAAAAATCTAGTTAAAATTCTCATTGGTGCAGCTTGGATTGATGGTAGAATTCAGCCAGAGGAAAGACAATATCTCAGAGAGATAGCCCATTCTAAGGGTCTTTCTACTGATCCAGAAATCAAACCTTGGCTCTACGAGTTAGTTCAAGTTAAACCAGATCAGTGCTATCAATGGGTAAGGGAGTATTTAGGCGATCGCCCTAGTTTGGAACAGTGTCAAGACTTAATTGAATCCATCAGTGGGCTAATCTACAGTGATGGTGAGGTTGCCACGGAAGAGGCTAAATTATTAACAAGAATACAGGATTTAGCTAAAAACTCGGATCATAATCAAACAATTTATACCTCCTTACTCAGGAAAATTCAAAAACTTTACCGTCGCTGGGTGGATGTACAAAATTAAGGCAAATTCGCCCAAACTCTCTCCCAAAAGAGAGAGATTTGTCAGTTTTACATTAATATTATTGTGGTTGACTCGACTCAGGAGTTCACTTAAACTATGTCTGATAAGGAGAAATTACTCTTGCCAGTTGGTAATAATCAGAAAAACGAGAATCCCACAGATGAAAAACCGCCCCTGACCATGCCACCAAAATTGAGGTTGTTAGTTGGGCATATTCAGCAACTATCATTGGTGGTGAGAGAGAAAATTGGGAGAAGTGAGAAGCCATTTTATCGGCGTGTTTGGTTCTGGGCGGGGTTAGGTTTAGGTACTACCATCATTGGTTTCAATTATGGTATTCGGAAAGTAGACAGTTCCTTACCAGACAAATCAGAACTTAATGCGATGATAAGGCAACAAACCCTCACCATTAAAGCTGGAGACAACACTGTTTTAATGCAGCAAGGAGAAGCGACAAGAGATCAGTTAAAGATACAACAGATTCCAGACAAATTGCAGTTAGCCTTTATTGCATCAGAAGATAGAAGATTTAGACGACATGATGGAGTAGACTTTCAGGGAATTGTTAGGGCTGTTATTAGTAACTTCCAGTCACAAAATGTTGTGCAAGGTGGTAGTACCATTACTCAACAACTGGCTAGAATTCTCTTTCTCAGTCAAGAGCGGACTCTGTGGCGCAAACTCAAGGAAGTGCGTTTAGCCCAGAAAATAGAAGAGGAACTGAGCAAACAAGAGATTTTAGAACGTTACCTCAACTTAGTTTATTTAGGTTCAGGTGCTTATGGAGTAGCAGATGCAAGCTGGGTATATTTTGGCAAAACAGTGGATCAGCTAAACCTTTCAGAAATGGCCACGATCGCAGGTCTTGCTCCTGCACCCAATATTTACGCTCCTGACAAGAATCTCCCCGGAGCTATAGCCAGAAGAAATACGGTTTTACAAAGAATGGAGGAAGATGGAGTAATTACACCCCAAGAAAAACAGTCTGCACTCCAACAAACATTGACAGTAAAGACTAATTTACCCAGACGGTTTCAAGTTACCGCACCCTATTTTTGCGCCTACGTGCAACAGCAGCTACCCAAGTACCTAAAACCTGATGTTTTAGCTGCGGGTGGATTGACTGTAGAAACTAGCTTAAATCCAAATTGGCAAAAACTGGCAGAGAAGGTACTGGTAAGAACACTGAAAAACGAAGGAACCTGGGGGAGGTTTCGAGAGGGTGCCTTATTATCCATTAATCCTCGTAATGGGGAAATTCAGGTCATGGTCGGGGGGAAAGATTTTGCGAAAACTCAGTTCAACCGAGTAACCCAAGCTCAAAGACAGCCAGGTTCAACATTTAAAACGTTTGTATATGCAGCTGCCATAGCCTCAGGGAAGAGTCCAAACGACACATATATGGATAGGCAAATTTCATTTAGAGGTTATGAACCCAAGAATTATAGCGAGAAATTCCGTGGTTTAATGACGATGCAAGACGCATTAGCTCTATCCATCAATACAATTTCGCTTCAGGTGCTAATAGATGTTGGCTATGAGCCAACTATTAAAATTGCCCAAGACATGGGGATTAAATCACCTTTAGAACATAACTACTCCTTAGCTCTTGGTTCTAATGAAGTTAACCTTTTAGAATTAACCAGTGCCTATGGTTCCTTTGCTACTCAAGGGTTACATACGGAAGCACACGCTATTCGTCGTATTCTTAATCGTCAGGGTAATGTAATTTGGAGTGCGAATTTCCAACCCAAAAGAGCCTTAGATACGGATAGCAGTCGTATTGTGACCAAGATGTTAACCAATGTGGTTACCAACGGTACTGGACGGGCCGCCCAATTACCAGGCAGGCCAGTAGCAGGGAAAACCGGTACATCTGATGAATCAAGAGATTTATGGTTTATTGGCTACATACCCCAAATGGTAACGGGAATTTGGCTAGGCAATGATAACAATCACCCCACTCATGGTTCCAGTTCCACAGCTGCTTACACCTGGTCTAAATTCATGGGGGGAGCAGTAAAAGACCTGAAAGTGGAAAACTTTCCACGACCTTCCCGAGTGGCAAAGCGCAAACCCACAATCAAGGCCCAACCAATTTCTAAAAAAAATGCTGGCTTTAAAATTTCTAACCGTGATGATAACTCAGACTCTCAAGACAGTACTTTATCTACCAGGCAAAGTCGTAGAAGAGAGCGCAATTATGAGCAATTAGACCAAAATCAGGATACCTCTACTAGAAGAAGACGGCGTCGTCGCTACGATGTGCAGACTGTCCTACCTTCCACTGAGGAGAATACCACTTCTACTAGAAGAAGACGGCGTCGTCGCAATGACGTGCAGACTGTCCTACCTTCCACTGAGGAGAACACCACTTCTACTAGAAGAAGACGGCGTCGTCGCAATGACGTGCAGACTGTCCTACCTTCCACTGAGGAGAATACCACTTCTACTAGAAGAAGACGGCGTCGTCGCAATGACGTGCAGACCGTGCCATCCTCAACCGGGGAAAACAGAAATTCCGTCAATAATTCTCCCAATTCCCCAGCTAGACAACCATCTTGGCGAGAACGACTCAAACCTGATTCTTAATATTTACTGAACTATGCCTATAATATGTGAGATTATAGTAAAGTCATATATTATAAGCAGTGGGATAAAACACTCATGAGTTTAATATTACTAGAAGCAGCGCCTGTGTCCACTGGAAATCAGTTTCCATTGGCCTTCACCTTAGTCTATGTGGTTGGCTTTGTTGCTGCAGTTACTATTGGTTCGATCGCCTGGTATAATTCCAAACGCCCCCCAGGTTGGGAAAGTAAGGATCGTCCTGATTTTCTTCCCAAGATTGATAAGGAATAATCAAAACTGCTCAAAACCATGGGGGGTACTCATAAAACTGCAATTGCCCTAGGCAGTAACCTGGGCGATTCAGCCAATATCTTATTAGCATGTTTAGACACATTATCTCAAACCCCAGGCTTAATTATAAAAGCTATATCTAGTTTTTATAAAACTAAAGCTGTGGGTCCATCTCAACCAGATTATTTAAATGCTTGTGCTATACTTGAGGTAACAATGTCACCTCAGAATCTATTAGCTATATTATTGGCAGTAGAACAAAAGTTCGGTCGCGTGCGCCTAGAACGTTGGGGAGCAAGAACCTTAGACTTGGACTTGTTAATGTATGATAATCTGATTTTAAATCAGTCTGACCTGGAAATCCCCCATCCGCGAATGTATGAACGAGGTTTTGTACTAGTTCCCTTAGAAGAAATTGCTGGAGATTGGCAAGATCCCATATCTGGAATGACAATTAGGAATCTATTGAGAAATGTAGACCATTCTGATGTACACTGGGTTAGTGGTCCAGCTGTGAAAATTATTATTCAAAGGCCCTGATTGTACCACTTACTCCCCGTATGTATTCCTAGTAGTTGCCAAAATTAGAACTTTATTATGCCATTAGGTAGAGAATTGCCACAGTTGCTTAAGCAACGTTTATTCCATAAGGGTCGCAAATTCGACTTTGAAGTGAGTCGTTTACGGTTACCTAACAAGTCGGAAGGAGAATGGGAATGTATTCGTCATCCTGGTGGTGCTTTAGCCATCCCAGTTACTGATGATGGCAAATTAATTCTGGTGCGCCAATATCGTTTTGCAGTTCAGGGAAGGTTGCTAGAATTTCCTGCTGGTACTGTGGAACCCAATGAAAAGCCCTTGACAACAGTACAAAGAGAAATTCAAGAAGAAATTGGTTACAAAGCTCATCAGTGGGACAAGTTAGGAGAATTTTTCCTAGCCCCTGGTTATTCCGATGAAATTATCTATGCTTTTTTAGCTCGGGATTTAGAAAAACTGGAAACACCCCCCCAGCAAGATGAAGATGAAGATATTGAAACTGTGTTTTTAGCCCCTGCAGAATTAGAAGCCGCTATTGATAGAGGAGAGCCTGTAGACGCTAAAACCGTTACTAGCTTTTTCTTAGCTCGTTCGTTTTTGATGCTAAAACCTTAAAACTTACCTATCGCCAATAGCTACCTATAGAATCCCGAGTCCGATAGTGAAAACTATTGGCTATGATTCTTTTGCTAGGACCAAAATCCGCCAGCTTCCCAACATGATTTTGATTGTATTGAAATATGGCAGTAAAATCTGATAGTCTTAAAACCTGTTGGATATTGTGAGAAACAAAGACAATTGTTAACTCCGATCGCAAACACTCTATGAGTTCTTCCATCTTTTTAATGGCAATGGGGTCTAGTCCTAGACAAAATTCATCTATTAATAGTACCTGTGGTTTTACCGCTAGGGATCGGGCAATACAAAGTCTTTGTTGTTGTCCCATAGACAATTCTATGGCCGATTTGTGCAGTTTATTTTTCAACTCATCCCAAATATTTGCCCTCTTGAGTGCCATCTCTACTATTTCATCTAATTCTGCTTTGGGACGCCAGCCAATTAATTTCACCCCGTAGACCACATTGTCATAGATGCTCATGGGAAAAAGATTTGGTATGGCATAGATTATACTAATCTGACGGCGAAGACGATTTAAATTTACCCGTTTACCATGGATATTTTGTCCAAAAAATTCTACTGTTCCTTCTAATTTCACTTCTCCTTCTAGTTCACTCATACGGTTAAGAGATTTTAGAAAAGTCGATTTTCCACAACCGCTAGGCCCAATCATGGCTGTGATTTTGTTTTGACATATATTCATTGATACACCCTCAAGGATTTTTCGACTGT is a window encoding:
- a CDS encoding ATP-binding cassette domain-containing protein translates to MSKLIPALSIKNFNFYYNSRKILEGVSMNICQNKITAMIGPSGCGKSTFLKSLNRMSELEGEVKLEGTVEFFGQNIHGKRVNLNRLRRQISIIYAIPNLFPMSIYDNVVYGVKLIGWRPKAELDEIVEMALKRANIWDELKNKLHKSAIELSMGQQQRLCIARSLAVKPQVLLIDEFCLGLDPIAIKKMEELIECLRSELTIVFVSHNIQQVLRLSDFTAIFQYNQNHVGKLADFGPSKRIIANSFHYRTRDSIGSYWR
- a CDS encoding transglycosylase domain-containing protein, which codes for MSDKEKLLLPVGNNQKNENPTDEKPPLTMPPKLRLLVGHIQQLSLVVREKIGRSEKPFYRRVWFWAGLGLGTTIIGFNYGIRKVDSSLPDKSELNAMIRQQTLTIKAGDNTVLMQQGEATRDQLKIQQIPDKLQLAFIASEDRRFRRHDGVDFQGIVRAVISNFQSQNVVQGGSTITQQLARILFLSQERTLWRKLKEVRLAQKIEEELSKQEILERYLNLVYLGSGAYGVADASWVYFGKTVDQLNLSEMATIAGLAPAPNIYAPDKNLPGAIARRNTVLQRMEEDGVITPQEKQSALQQTLTVKTNLPRRFQVTAPYFCAYVQQQLPKYLKPDVLAAGGLTVETSLNPNWQKLAEKVLVRTLKNEGTWGRFREGALLSINPRNGEIQVMVGGKDFAKTQFNRVTQAQRQPGSTFKTFVYAAAIASGKSPNDTYMDRQISFRGYEPKNYSEKFRGLMTMQDALALSINTISLQVLIDVGYEPTIKIAQDMGIKSPLEHNYSLALGSNEVNLLELTSAYGSFATQGLHTEAHAIRRILNRQGNVIWSANFQPKRALDTDSSRIVTKMLTNVVTNGTGRAAQLPGRPVAGKTGTSDESRDLWFIGYIPQMVTGIWLGNDNNHPTHGSSSTAAYTWSKFMGGAVKDLKVENFPRPSRVAKRKPTIKAQPISKKNAGFKISNRDDNSDSQDSTLSTRQSRRRERNYEQLDQNQDTSTRRRRRRRYDVQTVLPSTEENTTSTRRRRRRRNDVQTVLPSTEENTTSTRRRRRRRNDVQTVLPSTEENTTSTRRRRRRRNDVQTVPSSTGENRNSVNNSPNSPARQPSWRERLKPDS
- the folK gene encoding 2-amino-4-hydroxy-6-hydroxymethyldihydropteridine diphosphokinase, whose product is MGGTHKTAIALGSNLGDSANILLACLDTLSQTPGLIIKAISSFYKTKAVGPSQPDYLNACAILEVTMSPQNLLAILLAVEQKFGRVRLERWGARTLDLDLLMYDNLILNQSDLEIPHPRMYERGFVLVPLEEIAGDWQDPISGMTIRNLLRNVDHSDVHWVSGPAVKIIIQRP
- a CDS encoding 16S rRNA (cytosine(967)-C(5))-methyltransferase codes for the protein MNTLSTRQIAFTALREVHRGAYADTAIDRTLHKFKLSDHDRRLMTELVYGSVRRQRSLDAIIDQIADKKSPQQPRDLRCILHLGLYQLRYQQKIPVSAAVNTTVQLAKENGFPGLTGFVNGFLRQYIRLLEKTSDPLILPENLVERLGILYSFPNWVIEVWLSQLGQEETEKLCQWMNQTPTIDLRVNILRASVEMVESVFKKSGILLHRIPHLPQGLRLVGPAGPIQNLPGFTEGWWCIQDAAAQLVGHLLDPRPGEVIIDVCAAPGGKTTHIAELMGDNGKIYACDRTPSRLRKLTENAQRLRLQSIEIFPGDSRNLTKFHHVADRVLLDAPCSGLGTMHRHADARWRQNPSSVGDLAHIQKELISYTANFVKPGGVLVYATCTLHPQENEDLVREFLHVNPQWEVEKPNFDFLDVSSPGWLKLWPHQQNMDGFFLVRLRKNKD
- a CDS encoding NUDIX hydrolase — encoded protein: MPLGRELPQLLKQRLFHKGRKFDFEVSRLRLPNKSEGEWECIRHPGGALAIPVTDDGKLILVRQYRFAVQGRLLEFPAGTVEPNEKPLTTVQREIQEEIGYKAHQWDKLGEFFLAPGYSDEIIYAFLARDLEKLETPPQQDEDEDIETVFLAPAELEAAIDRGEPVDAKTVTSFFLARSFLMLKP
- a CDS encoding DUF1517 domain-containing protein, yielding MTNLFNKFIGRTRYVVSRIFLHLHGQEVAPILGVLNGAAREAIDAEGDLKSLGEQLVTVCETLLRYDQCWVAAGNEGDVFWNEGEAGDYVNELFTDSAQRYGADLDTGSSPGRALSIPVTRNVLVMLTVAFEGEVPEIETNLAQISSLKAGLKSLVNLHYQNKLRAIQVHFSPARLGDELTDDHLLEYYPELIPL
- the psb35 gene encoding photosystem II assembly protein Psb35, with product MSLILLEAAPVSTGNQFPLAFTLVYVVGFVAAVTIGSIAWYNSKRPPGWESKDRPDFLPKIDKE
- a CDS encoding tellurite resistance TerB family protein, with the translated sequence MVNHPDVKNLVKILIGAAWIDGRIQPEERQYLREIAHSKGLSTDPEIKPWLYELVQVKPDQCYQWVREYLGDRPSLEQCQDLIESISGLIYSDGEVATEEAKLLTRIQDLAKNSDHNQTIYTSLLRKIQKLYRRWVDVQN